In Leptotrichia buccalis C-1013-b, the genomic window ATCAGGTGGATATTGCGAAAAGATTTTTTGTGCTGGAACACGATGGAGTTGTGAAAAAGGTTATAAATCCTGAGATTTTGGAATTTTCTGATGAAATTGTAGATATGGAGGAAGGATGCTTGAGCATTCCAGGAGTTTTTAAGAAAGTAAACCGTCCTGCGAAAATCAAAGTAAAATATTTGAATGAAAATGGGAAAGAAGTTGTTGAAGAACTTGAAGAAATGTGGTCCAGAGCATTTCAGCATGAATTTGATCACATTGAGGGAATCTTGTTTACAGATAAACTTTCGGTTATGAATAAAAGGTTAGTTGCTAAAAAATTAGATGTTTTGAAAAGAGATTTTACTAAAGGTAGAATTTATAGGGATTTGGACGAATAAAGTCAGGAAAGTGAGAAAAATTAATGAAGACAATATTTATGGGAACGCCAGAATTTGCGATACCGAGTCTGGAAGTTGTGTTTAAAAATACTGATTTACAGCTTATTTTTACAAAAGAGGACAAAATAAACGCTAGAGGAAATAAAATTATATTTTCGCCTGTAAAGCAGTTTGGAATTGACAATGATATTGAAATTATTCAGCCAAAAAAAATGAAGGATGAAGAGGTTATAAACAAAATTAAGGAAATAAATCCTGATTTAATCGTAGTTGTAGCTTATGGAAAAATTTTGCCAAAAGAAATAATTGATATTCCAAAATATGGAATAATAAATGTGCATTCTTCACTTTTACCGAAATATCGTGGAGCTTCGCCTATCCATTCGGCTATTTTAAACGGCGATACGGAAACAGGTGTAAGTATTATGTACATTGAGGAAGGGCTTGATTCTGGAGATGTGATTTTAAAGGAATATTGTGAAATTACTGAAGATGATACGCTTGGAACTTTGCACGATAAATTGAAGGATTTAGGAGCAGCTGGACTTACAAAGGCATTAAAATTGATTGAAAATGGAGAAGTTCAGGCGGAAAAGCAAGATGATAGCAAAGCCACTTTAGTAAAGCCGATTACAAAAGAGCAGGCAAAAATCGACTGGAATAGTACAAAGGAAGTTATTTATAATCAGATT contains:
- the def gene encoding peptide deformylase — translated: MKIVLYGHPTLRQKSEKVDVVDDNVRETLDEMVALMRKANGVGLAANQVDIAKRFFVLEHDGVVKKVINPEILEFSDEIVDMEEGCLSIPGVFKKVNRPAKIKVKYLNENGKEVVEELEEMWSRAFQHEFDHIEGILFTDKLSVMNKRLVAKKLDVLKRDFTKGRIYRDLDE
- the fmt gene encoding methionyl-tRNA formyltransferase; protein product: MKTIFMGTPEFAIPSLEVVFKNTDLQLIFTKEDKINARGNKIIFSPVKQFGIDNDIEIIQPKKMKDEEVINKIKEINPDLIVVVAYGKILPKEIIDIPKYGIINVHSSLLPKYRGASPIHSAILNGDTETGVSIMYIEEGLDSGDVILKEYCEITEDDTLGTLHDKLKDLGAAGLTKALKLIENGEVQAEKQDDSKATLVKPITKEQAKIDWNSTKEVIYNQIRGLNPFPAAHTSNEKGENIKIYKSEKIDKNYKDENETEIENGTIVEIINKKGPVVKVANGGILILEAKFEGKKLQKGVDIINGRKMVIGEKLL